One Clupea harengus chromosome 12, Ch_v2.0.2, whole genome shotgun sequence DNA segment encodes these proteins:
- the LOC116222786 gene encoding uncharacterized protein LOC116222786, translated as MQEQQMADLPPERLKACPPFTYVGLDVFGPWHITTRCTRGAQSESKRWAILFCCMSSRAVHIEVIASMDASSCINALRRFFAIRGPAKQLRSDCGTNFIGACRELKMSAEQPDTTVQRYLHQQGCSWVFNPPHASHMGGSWERLIGIARRILDSMLLEHGTHLTHEVLCTLMAEVAAIMNARPLVPVSNDPEDPFILTVSMLLTQKAGVPPPPGDFTDRYLLTKQWRQVQALSNMFWSRWRQVYLSTLHSRKKWTKSHQNLQEGDVVLLKDNQAVRNHWPLAVITKAIPGEDGKVRKVELKTTDQGHSKNYLRPVTELVLLLRKE; from the coding sequence ATGCAGGAGCAACAAATGGCAGATCTGCCACCAGAGCGTCTCAAGGCCTGCCCTCCCTTCACGTATGTGGGGCTGGATGTCTTCGGACCATGGCACATCACTACCAGATGTACAAGAGGGGCGCAGTCCGAGAGCAAGCGGTGGGCCATATTGTTCTGTTGTATGAGCTCCAGGGCAGTTCACATTGAGGTGATTGCCTCAATGGACGCTTCAAGCTGCATCAACGCCTTGAGGCGCTTCTTTGCCATAAGAGGACCAGCCAAACAACTAAGGTCAGATTGTGGTACAAATTTCATTGGGGCCTGCAGAGAACTCAAGATGAGCGCAGAACAACCAGACACCACTGTGCAGAGGTACTTACACCAACAAGGATGTTCCTGGGTGTTTAACCCACCACATGCTTCGCATATGGGTGGTTCATGGGAACGCCTCATTGGAATAGCCAGAAGGATCCTGGATTCAATGCTTCTTGAACATGGCACTCACCTGACCCATGAAGTCTTGTGCACATTAATGGCAGAAGTGGCAGCAATTATGAATGCAAGACCACTAGTTCCAGTTTCAAATGATCCAGAGGATCCATTCATTCTCACAGTATCGATGCTATTAACTCAGAAAGCCGGCGTCCCGCCTCCTCCAGGAGACTTTACAGACAGATACCTCCTCACCAAGCAGTGGAGACAAGTACAAGCCTTGTCCAACATGTTCTGGAGCCGTTGGAGACAAGTGTACTTGTCAACTTTGCACAGCCGGAAGAAATGGACTAAGTCCCACCAAAATCTACAAGAAGGAGACGTCGTCCTTCTCAAAGACAACCAAGCTGTCCGCAACCACTGGCCTTTGGCGGTAATCACAAAAGCTATTCCTGGAGAAGATGGAAAAGTCCGTAAGGTGGAATTGAAGACCACAGATCAAGGACATTCAAAAAACTACCTTAGACCAGTGACAGAACTTGTTTTGCTTCTGAGGAAAGAGTGA